The Streptomyces sp. Mut1 genome window below encodes:
- a CDS encoding acyl-CoA synthetase, whose product MPLLPALQDVSGPAAAREAVRFDEVSLTYAQLTEVTDALAARLAGARRVAVWATPTAGTVVAVVAALRAGVPAVPLNPKTGERELAHIVADSAPSAVLASPDDVLPPALAALERVDVTTTATGPAPAAPSEPDPEAPALVVYTSGTTGPPKGAVLPRRALAASLDALEDAWQWTSEDVLVHALPLFHVHGLILGVLGPLRRGGSVRHLGRFSPEGVARELGAGGTMLFGVPTMYHRLAEALADPDACAGLTKALAGARLLVSGSAALPVHDHERIAAATGRRVIERYGMTETLMNTGVRADGAPRPGTVGPPLRGVELRLVEEDGSPLADAESIGEIQVRGPNLFTGYLNRPDATAAALTGDGWFRTGDMATLDPDGYVRIVGRRATDLIKSGGYKIGAGEIENALLDHPGVREAAVTGEPDADLGERIVAWVVPADPAAPPTADALAGHVAAQLAPHKRPRTVRYLDALPRNDLGKIMKRALHG is encoded by the coding sequence ATGCCACTTCTGCCTGCACTCCAGGACGTGTCCGGTCCGGCGGCCGCCCGAGAGGCCGTCCGGTTCGACGAAGTCTCCCTGACGTACGCACAGCTGACCGAGGTCACGGACGCGCTCGCGGCCCGGCTCGCGGGCGCCCGCCGGGTCGCCGTCTGGGCCACACCGACCGCGGGGACCGTCGTCGCCGTGGTCGCCGCGCTGCGGGCGGGCGTACCGGCCGTACCGCTGAACCCGAAGACGGGGGAACGGGAGCTGGCGCACATCGTCGCGGACAGCGCGCCCTCGGCGGTGCTGGCCTCGCCGGACGACGTGCTCCCGCCCGCCCTGGCCGCCCTGGAGCGGGTGGACGTCACCACGACGGCCACCGGGCCCGCCCCCGCGGCGCCGTCCGAGCCGGACCCCGAGGCCCCCGCCCTGGTCGTGTACACCTCCGGGACGACCGGGCCGCCCAAGGGGGCCGTCCTGCCGCGCCGGGCGCTCGCCGCCTCGCTGGACGCGCTGGAGGACGCCTGGCAGTGGACCTCCGAGGACGTCCTCGTCCACGCGCTGCCGCTGTTCCATGTGCACGGCCTGATCCTCGGCGTGCTCGGCCCGCTGCGCCGGGGCGGTTCGGTGCGCCACCTGGGCCGGTTCTCCCCCGAGGGCGTGGCGCGGGAGCTGGGCGCGGGCGGCACGATGCTGTTCGGTGTACCCACCATGTACCACCGGCTCGCGGAGGCGCTGGCGGACCCCGACGCCTGCGCCGGTCTCACGAAGGCCCTCGCGGGCGCCCGGCTGCTGGTCTCCGGGTCGGCCGCGCTGCCGGTCCACGACCACGAGCGCATCGCGGCGGCGACCGGCCGCCGGGTCATCGAGCGGTACGGCATGACGGAGACCCTGATGAACACGGGCGTACGGGCCGACGGCGCCCCGCGCCCCGGCACGGTCGGACCGCCCCTGCGCGGCGTGGAACTGCGCCTCGTCGAGGAGGACGGCAGCCCGCTCGCCGACGCGGAGTCGATCGGTGAGATCCAGGTGCGCGGACCGAACCTGTTCACCGGCTATCTGAACCGCCCCGACGCGACGGCCGCCGCGCTCACCGGGGACGGCTGGTTCCGTACCGGCGACATGGCCACGCTCGACCCCGACGGATATGTGCGCATCGTCGGCCGCAGGGCCACCGACCTGATCAAGAGCGGCGGCTACAAGATCGGCGCCGGCGAGATCGAGAACGCCCTGCTCGACCACCCCGGCGTCCGGGAGGCGGCCGTCACCGGCGAACCGGACGCGGACCTGGGCGAGCGGATCGTGGCCTGGGTGGTGCCGGCCGACCCCGCCGCCCCGCCCACCGCCGACGCGCTGGCCGGTCATGTCGCGGCCCAGCTCGCCCCGCACAAGCGCCCGCGCACGGTCCGCTACCTGGACGCCCTGCCGCGCAACGACCTGGGCAAGATCATGAAGCGGGCGCTCCATGGCTGA
- a CDS encoding coproporphyrinogen-III oxidase family protein, which translates to MTTHVENPFMLGLDSNFYLKDEFESPEKRTNVTWFYPKICAFQDALDNEGKKAEYFSFLDRQSHPEQTDILLYFHIPFCEAFCNFCACFKESAAKYQGERQKRFVQAMVKEIQRNARSKYFEGTKVRYVQFGGGTPSALEQESMATILEAVHREFDLSEVDGISLEGSPLGLSKDGYIEMLKSLGITRISFGVQTLDEDIRRKLTIKASVEQVHQTAENIRKAGIRTFALDLMYNLPGQDDEVLGRDLEGICGELRPSFVQTYRFNQWEGTRLDQQIRAGKVAEVKPSGAIEREQYRQIKDGLAGYGYDKQLLINFFTHLDDAGEIGLNHACGGNGYRASYTLGIGPAAENYMGERSYRNHTDVERWMREVEEGIIPIEQGRICSEDEVENRVMVFFPVFGTVRKADVANFEKYRREVDWLVEGGYAIETDEDLTLTEVGRENAGNIAFLFYSDEEKARARRTMYLSLKNKRNPFHQDAQNIPRTPLFLQTRPKTAEETAKESTPAEPEKS; encoded by the coding sequence ATGACGACCCACGTCGAGAACCCCTTCATGCTGGGCCTCGACTCGAACTTCTATCTGAAGGACGAGTTCGAGAGCCCCGAGAAGCGCACCAACGTCACCTGGTTCTACCCGAAGATCTGCGCCTTCCAGGACGCCCTCGACAACGAGGGGAAGAAGGCCGAGTACTTCTCCTTCCTGGACCGCCAGTCCCACCCGGAGCAGACCGACATCCTGCTCTACTTCCACATCCCGTTCTGCGAGGCCTTCTGCAACTTCTGCGCCTGCTTCAAGGAGTCGGCGGCGAAGTACCAGGGCGAGCGGCAGAAGCGCTTCGTCCAGGCCATGGTCAAGGAGATCCAGCGCAACGCCCGCTCGAAGTACTTCGAGGGCACGAAGGTCAGGTACGTCCAGTTCGGCGGCGGCACGCCGTCCGCGCTGGAACAGGAGTCGATGGCGACCATCCTGGAGGCCGTCCACCGCGAGTTCGACCTGAGCGAGGTCGACGGCATCTCCCTGGAGGGCAGCCCGCTCGGCCTGTCCAAGGACGGCTACATCGAGATGCTGAAGTCCCTCGGCATCACCCGTATCTCCTTCGGCGTCCAGACCCTCGACGAGGACATCCGCCGCAAGCTCACCATCAAGGCCAGCGTCGAGCAGGTCCACCAGACCGCCGAGAACATCCGCAAGGCCGGCATCCGCACCTTCGCCCTGGACCTCATGTACAACCTGCCGGGGCAGGACGACGAGGTCCTCGGCCGTGACCTGGAGGGCATCTGCGGCGAGCTGCGCCCCAGCTTCGTGCAGACGTACCGCTTCAACCAGTGGGAGGGCACCCGCCTCGACCAGCAGATCCGGGCCGGCAAGGTCGCCGAGGTGAAGCCGTCGGGTGCCATCGAGCGCGAGCAGTACCGGCAGATCAAGGACGGTCTGGCCGGGTACGGCTACGACAAGCAGCTCCTGATCAACTTCTTCACCCACCTCGACGACGCGGGCGAGATCGGCCTCAACCACGCCTGCGGCGGCAACGGTTACCGCGCCAGCTACACCCTGGGGATCGGCCCCGCCGCCGAGAACTACATGGGCGAGCGCAGCTACCGCAACCACACCGACGTCGAGCGGTGGATGCGGGAGGTCGAGGAAGGCATCATCCCGATCGAGCAGGGCCGCATCTGCTCCGAGGACGAGGTCGAGAACCGGGTCATGGTCTTCTTCCCGGTCTTCGGTACCGTCCGCAAGGCCGACGTCGCCAACTTCGAGAAGTACCGCCGCGAGGTGGACTGGCTGGTCGAGGGCGGCTACGCGATCGAGACCGACGAGGACCTGACCCTCACCGAGGTCGGCCGCGAGAACGCCGGCAACATCGCCTTCCTCTTCTACTCGGACGAGGAGAAGGCCCGCGCCCGGCGCACGATGTACCTGTCGCTGAAGAACAAGCGCAACCCCTTCCACCAGGACGCGCAGAACATCCCGCGGACCCCGCTCTTCCTCCAGACCCGCCCGAAGACGGCGGAGGAGACCGCCAAGGAGAGCACCCCCGCCGAACCCGAGAAGAGCTGA
- a CDS encoding carboxyl transferase domain-containing protein, whose amino-acid sequence MAERLTAREAIGALTADFTESAAPAGDTAGDGPLGWAGYADSRARATARTGEQESVVHGTATVGGHPCVLISFEFGFLGGSLGQRTGDRLEAAYEEAITRRLPLVSLIATGGSRMQEGMIALTQLHRVARASARLRAAGPAQLAVLRDPTTGGGWATLGAGADVILALPGAQVGFAGSRVRPADADPAAYGAEGQLAAGSVDAIVPPGELPATVGRWLGLLAHHDAPPAPAPVPDALGATDLPRTGWDAVLRARAADRPRAGAYLDAYFGLRLPLSGDRCGGTDPGLLCGFGLREGRPVAYVAQCGTATRPAGYRTAARVIRLADRLGIPVLTLVDTPGAANDAEAERSGAGAAIADAFASIAAARVPVTTLVIGEGGSGGALALAAPDRTHVTPDSYFSVIAPELAAAILKRDPDRVRATAGQLRLRPQDLVDLGVARSVAGAPGRRAGAAEGG is encoded by the coding sequence ATGGCTGAGCGGCTGACGGCACGCGAGGCGATCGGCGCGCTCACCGCCGACTTCACCGAGTCCGCCGCCCCCGCCGGGGACACCGCCGGCGACGGCCCGCTCGGCTGGGCGGGCTACGCCGACTCCCGGGCGCGGGCCACCGCCCGTACCGGCGAGCAGGAGTCCGTCGTCCACGGCACCGCCACGGTCGGCGGGCATCCTTGCGTCCTGATCTCGTTCGAGTTCGGCTTCCTGGGCGGCTCGCTCGGGCAGCGCACCGGAGACCGGCTGGAGGCCGCGTACGAGGAGGCCATAACCCGGCGGCTGCCGCTCGTCTCGCTGATCGCGACGGGCGGCAGCCGCATGCAGGAAGGCATGATCGCGCTGACCCAGCTGCACCGGGTGGCCCGTGCGTCGGCCCGGCTGCGGGCGGCGGGACCGGCCCAGCTCGCGGTCCTGCGCGACCCGACGACCGGCGGCGGCTGGGCCACGCTGGGCGCGGGCGCCGATGTGATCCTGGCACTGCCCGGGGCGCAGGTCGGGTTCGCCGGTTCCCGGGTGCGTCCGGCGGACGCGGACCCCGCCGCGTACGGGGCCGAGGGCCAGCTCGCGGCCGGTTCCGTCGACGCGATCGTCCCGCCCGGGGAGCTGCCGGCCACGGTGGGCCGCTGGCTGGGCCTGCTCGCCCACCACGACGCCCCGCCCGCGCCCGCCCCGGTCCCGGACGCGCTCGGGGCGACCGATCTGCCCCGCACGGGCTGGGACGCGGTCCTGCGGGCCAGGGCGGCGGACCGGCCGCGCGCCGGGGCCTACCTGGACGCCTACTTCGGCCTGCGCCTCCCGCTGAGCGGCGACCGCTGCGGCGGGACGGACCCGGGGCTGCTCTGCGGGTTCGGGCTGCGCGAGGGGCGGCCGGTGGCGTACGTGGCGCAGTGCGGCACCGCGACGCGCCCGGCCGGGTACCGCACGGCGGCCCGGGTGATCAGGCTCGCCGACCGGCTGGGGATCCCGGTCCTCACCCTGGTCGACACCCCGGGCGCGGCCAACGACGCGGAGGCGGAACGTTCCGGCGCGGGCGCGGCCATCGCGGACGCCTTCGCGTCGATCGCGGCGGCCCGGGTCCCGGTCACGACCCTGGTGATCGGCGAGGGCGGATCGGGCGGCGCGCTGGCCCTGGCCGCGCCGGACCGCACGCACGTCACCCCGGACAGCTACTTCTCGGTCATCGCCCCCGAGTTGGCCGCGGCGATCCTGAAGCGGGACCCGGACCGCGTCCGGGCCACGGCCGGCCAGCTGCGGCTGCGCCCGCAGGACCTGGTGGACCTGGGCGTGGCCCGCTCGGTGGCCGGTGCGCCGGGCCGACGCGCAGGAGCGGCCGAGGGTGGCTAG
- a CDS encoding amino acid adenylation domain-containing protein, with translation MSVAFADELLERRRDSGATAVVDLETGEQVSYRTLARRVQALTGLLAGLGVGRGGTVAMVMDKSAASVAVMWAALRLGARYVPLDESLPAARIALLLGTCAPTVTVVQPAHRELLDGAPAGTVVTVGGDPGEAGTGWDPSAEAAPGPAGTGGRTPDDDAYVVFTSGSTGTPKGVVISHRSMCALLTGVQETVGFEDGMRFLNVAPLFFDASVVDLWSTFLVGGTVHLLPRLRMPTQVTRAIEEWRITDTLLVPSVIRMLVSRFSDAGRRDLGSLRRLWFGGESCPVSVLEAFSALVPGLRYVHGYGPTETTHSATLFLTGTPGKDGEEFLPIGHPLPAVDVLVVDDALRPVADGETGELLIGGAQVMTGYCGEPERTARAVVEDPAGAGGRYYRSGDYVRRRPEDGALVFLGRRDDALKINGNLVHLSEVEAATLAVDGVSDCCAVPVAHPLTGRAIMLFVLGRQDAGTGPREEELRRRLALRLPDYMLPARVEFLADGDVSLTPSGKLDRDRLRALADGPGEGAKSR, from the coding sequence ATGAGCGTCGCCTTCGCCGACGAACTGCTGGAGCGGCGGCGGGACAGCGGGGCCACCGCCGTCGTCGACCTGGAGACCGGGGAGCAGGTCTCGTACCGCACCCTCGCCCGGCGCGTCCAGGCCCTGACCGGTCTCCTCGCCGGGCTCGGCGTGGGCCGGGGCGGGACCGTCGCGATGGTGATGGACAAGTCCGCCGCCTCGGTCGCGGTCATGTGGGCCGCGCTGCGCCTCGGCGCCCGCTACGTGCCGCTGGACGAGTCGCTGCCGGCGGCCCGGATCGCGCTGCTGCTCGGCACGTGCGCGCCCACGGTCACCGTCGTCCAGCCCGCCCACCGGGAACTCCTCGACGGGGCGCCGGCCGGGACGGTGGTCACGGTGGGCGGGGACCCCGGGGAGGCGGGCACCGGCTGGGACCCCTCGGCCGAGGCCGCGCCGGGACCGGCCGGCACCGGGGGACGGACCCCCGACGACGACGCGTACGTCGTCTTCACCTCCGGCTCGACCGGCACCCCCAAGGGCGTCGTGATCAGCCACCGGTCGATGTGCGCCCTGCTGACCGGGGTGCAGGAGACCGTCGGCTTCGAGGACGGCATGCGCTTCCTCAACGTCGCGCCGCTCTTCTTCGACGCCTCGGTCGTCGACCTCTGGTCGACCTTCCTGGTCGGCGGCACCGTGCACCTGCTGCCCCGGCTGCGCATGCCCACCCAGGTCACCCGCGCGATCGAGGAGTGGCGGATCACCGACACGCTGCTCGTGCCGTCCGTGATCCGGATGCTGGTCAGCCGGTTCAGCGACGCCGGGCGGCGCGACCTCGGCTCGCTGCGGCGGCTGTGGTTCGGCGGCGAGTCCTGCCCGGTGTCGGTCCTGGAGGCGTTCTCCGCCCTCGTACCGGGACTGCGGTACGTGCACGGGTACGGGCCCACCGAGACCACGCACAGCGCCACGCTCTTCCTCACCGGCACCCCCGGCAAGGACGGCGAGGAGTTCCTGCCCATCGGCCATCCGCTGCCCGCCGTGGACGTGCTCGTCGTGGACGACGCGCTGCGGCCGGTGGCCGACGGGGAGACCGGTGAACTCCTCATCGGGGGCGCGCAGGTGATGACGGGATACTGCGGCGAGCCGGAGCGCACCGCTCGGGCCGTGGTCGAGGACCCGGCGGGCGCCGGGGGGCGCTACTACCGTTCCGGCGACTACGTGCGCCGCCGGCCGGAGGACGGCGCCCTGGTCTTCCTCGGGCGCCGCGACGACGCCCTGAAGATCAACGGCAACCTCGTCCACCTCTCCGAGGTGGAGGCGGCGACCCTGGCCGTGGACGGGGTGTCGGACTGCTGCGCGGTCCCGGTCGCCCACCCGCTGACCGGCCGGGCGATCATGCTCTTCGTCCTCGGCCGGCAGGACGCCGGCACCGGGCCGCGCGAGGAGGAGCTGCGCCGGCGGCTCGCGCTGCGGCTGCCCGACTACATGCTGCCGGCCCGCGTCGAGTTCCTGGCCGACGGGGACGTGAGCCTCACGCCGTCCGGCAAACTCGACCGCGACCGGCTGCGGGCCCTCGCGGACGGGCCCGGAGAGGGGGCGAAGTCCAGGTGA
- a CDS encoding holo-ACP synthase has translation MTWTEGLVGRRVLCVGTDLADVAEIRGVLTRQPAFRTRAFTEAERAYCDIPRDPAERYAVRFAAKEAVLKALGTGLAGAPLTDIEVRRAPGGKPSLHLAGRAAALAEAAGVRTWLISLTHTAAQAHAMVAGIGDET, from the coding sequence ATGACATGGACGGAAGGCCTGGTCGGCCGGCGGGTCCTGTGCGTGGGCACGGACCTCGCGGACGTGGCGGAGATACGGGGCGTGCTCACCCGCCAACCGGCCTTCAGAACCAGGGCGTTCACCGAGGCCGAGCGCGCCTACTGCGACATCCCTCGGGACCCGGCGGAGCGGTACGCGGTCCGGTTCGCGGCCAAGGAAGCGGTGCTGAAGGCACTGGGCACGGGCCTGGCCGGGGCGCCGCTCACCGATATCGAGGTCCGGCGGGCGCCCGGCGGGAAGCCCTCCCTCCACCTCGCGGGCCGGGCCGCGGCGCTGGCGGAAGCGGCGGGCGTCCGCACCTGGCTGATCAGCCTCACGCACACGGCTGCCCAGGCGCACGCGATGGTGGCGGGGATCGGCGACGAGACGTGA
- a CDS encoding 4Fe-4S dicluster domain-containing protein yields the protein MAYVVTDECVGCKYTDCVDVCPVSCFHEGPEMLYINPEECIDCNACVAECPPEAIWADVDLPEDKFQWIEINGEMSNKYPVIFESRGTKGEPAEAPTEPSSQPS from the coding sequence ATGGCGTACGTCGTCACCGACGAATGCGTTGGCTGCAAGTACACGGACTGTGTGGACGTCTGCCCCGTGAGCTGTTTCCACGAGGGTCCCGAGATGCTCTACATCAACCCCGAGGAATGCATCGACTGCAACGCGTGCGTAGCCGAATGCCCGCCCGAGGCGATCTGGGCGGACGTCGACCTGCCGGAGGACAAGTTCCAGTGGATCGAGATCAACGGCGAGATGAGTAACAAGTACCCGGTCATCTTCGAGAGCCGGGGCACCAAGGGGGAACCAGCCGAGGCCCCCACCGAGCCCTCCAGCCAGCCTTCCTGA
- a CDS encoding S8 family serine peptidase gives MTEKELARFEQCGVVTVVPRSATGLALGDDPALLLGHRAEEFLAAPGTIDRLADAYTREGLAVEARTEAGLTVSGAPALLAEVFGHPVRPVRNKYIRETVRYEFAAAGPLGSRLHAGLVQEVRAPRAGFELGAGATPPLPPDARYLRLPEDAVRVAGAGRPHAAGVRGDGVRVVMVDTGLYGHPHHRAHGYRTTVVPGLSALDPAVDERGHGTAMSALLLAVAPRADLTMVKMACESFSFPLAAFQRAVELAPDVISCSWGTLRAEPHLHLEVANAVRRGITVLFAAGNGSTDRRTAMFQSVATPGAITVGGVHVGPDGQRRAADLASSYRSDVFPGRRVPDLSGPCGMLPNGDYVVFPTQPGCMFDRRNSAYDGTAPDDGWLVSSGTSGATAYAAGVVALAVQQGVGKGRALSAEDLAGACLPVTEGRTLTGDDCGGVCPNEAVGYGLLTAARLP, from the coding sequence GTGACCGAGAAGGAGCTGGCCCGGTTCGAGCAGTGCGGCGTGGTGACCGTCGTGCCCCGCTCGGCCACCGGTCTCGCGCTCGGCGACGACCCCGCGCTGCTCCTCGGGCACCGGGCCGAGGAGTTCCTCGCGGCTCCCGGAACCATCGACCGGCTGGCCGACGCCTACACCCGCGAGGGGCTCGCCGTCGAGGCGAGGACCGAGGCCGGCCTCACCGTCTCCGGCGCCCCCGCCCTGCTCGCGGAGGTCTTCGGCCACCCGGTGCGGCCGGTGCGGAACAAGTACATCCGGGAGACGGTCCGCTACGAGTTCGCCGCCGCGGGCCCGCTCGGCTCCCGGCTCCACGCCGGCCTGGTCCAGGAGGTACGGGCCCCGCGTGCCGGCTTCGAGCTGGGTGCCGGGGCCACCCCGCCGCTCCCGCCCGACGCGCGGTATCTGCGGCTGCCCGAGGACGCCGTCCGCGTCGCCGGCGCCGGCCGGCCGCACGCGGCGGGCGTCCGGGGCGACGGCGTCCGGGTCGTGATGGTCGACACCGGCCTGTACGGCCACCCGCACCACCGTGCCCACGGCTACCGCACGACGGTCGTCCCCGGCCTGTCCGCCCTCGACCCCGCCGTGGACGAACGCGGCCACGGCACCGCCATGTCGGCGCTGCTGCTCGCGGTCGCGCCCCGGGCCGACCTCACCATGGTCAAGATGGCCTGCGAGAGCTTCTCCTTCCCGCTGGCGGCCTTCCAGCGGGCGGTGGAGCTGGCACCGGACGTCATCTCGTGCAGTTGGGGCACCCTGCGCGCGGAGCCGCACCTGCACCTGGAGGTCGCGAACGCGGTGCGGCGCGGGATCACGGTCCTGTTCGCCGCCGGGAACGGCTCGACGGACCGGCGCACCGCCATGTTCCAGTCGGTGGCGACACCGGGCGCGATCACGGTCGGCGGGGTCCACGTGGGGCCGGACGGACAAAGGCGGGCCGCCGACCTGGCGTCCAGCTACCGCTCGGACGTCTTCCCCGGCCGGCGGGTGCCCGACCTGTCCGGGCCGTGCGGAATGCTGCCGAACGGCGACTACGTGGTGTTCCCGACCCAGCCCGGGTGCATGTTCGACCGCCGCAACAGCGCGTACGACGGGACCGCCCCCGACGACGGCTGGCTGGTGTCCAGCGGGACGTCCGGAGCGACGGCGTACGCGGCCGGGGTGGTGGCGCTCGCGGTACAGCAGGGCGTCGGCAAGGGCCGCGCGCTGAGTGCCGAAGACCTGGCGGGCGCCTGCCTTCCGGTGACGGAGGGGCGGACCCTGACCGGCGACGACTGCGGCGGCGTCTGCCCGAACGAGGCGGTGGGCTACGGCCTGCTCACGGCAGCGCGCCTCCCATGA
- a CDS encoding RBBP9/YdeN family alpha/beta hydrolase, producing the protein MRVVLIHGNAGASVEGIWFPYLKRELEALGVEVVAETFPDPIKGRMRYWLPYLTDVIRPDERTVIVGHSSGALTAFRYAETAPLLGTFAVAGHHHDCGFELERRSGFFDTPWDWKAIRANQSFIEQFHSKDDPWVPFAVAEELHELTGSTFNAMDGMGHFGSYDQQMDTFPELLEAVRRRLDGTPLEER; encoded by the coding sequence GTGCGCGTGGTGCTGATCCACGGGAACGCCGGAGCGAGCGTCGAGGGCATCTGGTTCCCGTACCTGAAACGGGAACTGGAGGCCCTCGGCGTCGAGGTGGTGGCCGAGACCTTCCCCGACCCCATCAAGGGCCGGATGCGCTACTGGCTGCCCTACCTCACCGACGTCATCCGCCCGGACGAGCGGACGGTCATCGTCGGCCACTCGTCCGGCGCGCTGACCGCCTTCCGGTACGCGGAGACGGCACCGCTCCTGGGCACCTTCGCCGTCGCCGGGCACCACCACGACTGCGGCTTCGAACTGGAGCGCCGCAGCGGCTTCTTCGACACCCCGTGGGACTGGAAGGCGATCCGCGCCAACCAGTCGTTCATCGAGCAGTTCCACTCGAAGGACGACCCCTGGGTACCCTTCGCGGTCGCCGAGGAACTGCACGAGCTGACCGGTTCCACCTTCAACGCCATGGACGGCATGGGCCACTTCGGCTCCTACGACCAGCAGATGGACACCTTCCCGGAGCTGCTGGAGGCGGTCCGCCGCCGCCTCGACGGGACACCGCTGGAGGAACGATGA
- a CDS encoding phosphopantetheine-binding protein: protein MDARKTQAEIEDDLRGVIAQIFPQQLVELASDTPLFNGGLSLNSTQMIELTLAFETFYDIELEPELLTTENFATLGSLSGLLEELLEDEVSPV from the coding sequence ATGGACGCCCGCAAGACCCAGGCGGAGATCGAGGACGACCTCCGTGGGGTGATCGCCCAGATCTTCCCGCAGCAGCTGGTCGAACTCGCCTCCGACACCCCGCTGTTCAACGGCGGACTGTCGCTCAACTCGACCCAGATGATCGAACTGACCCTGGCCTTCGAGACGTTCTACGACATCGAGCTCGAACCCGAGCTGCTGACGACGGAGAACTTCGCGACCCTGGGTTCCCTCTCCGGTCTCCTGGAGGAACTCCTCGAAGACGAGGTGTCCCCTGTCTGA
- a CDS encoding VOC family protein, which produces MPAEAEGTPCWADATVGDLAEAKRFYGELLGWTFGDTLAEYGSYTQAFVNEKAVAALMPRQSEQMPTGWCLYLESPDAAATASKIRDNGGTVQVKPMQVGEFGTMVVADDPGGVTFGVWQPGSHKGFGARTVPGAYSWAEVFTREPEKADAFFPAVFGYGVQRMADDAVDFTLYDLGADPVMGRMKMTDDFPPEVPPYLNVYFTVADCDAAVEKAKSLGATLRFGPMTMPFGRFAALTDPDGSPFSLIDSGTTGGEMPKLERVR; this is translated from the coding sequence ATGCCCGCAGAAGCAGAAGGCACGCCGTGCTGGGCGGACGCGACGGTCGGCGACCTCGCCGAGGCGAAACGCTTCTACGGTGAGCTGCTGGGCTGGACGTTCGGCGACACACTGGCCGAGTACGGCAGCTACACCCAGGCCTTTGTGAACGAGAAGGCGGTCGCCGCGCTGATGCCCCGGCAGTCGGAGCAGATGCCGACCGGCTGGTGCCTGTACCTGGAATCGCCCGACGCGGCGGCCACCGCGTCGAAGATCCGCGACAACGGCGGCACGGTCCAGGTGAAGCCCATGCAGGTCGGCGAGTTCGGCACGATGGTGGTGGCCGACGACCCCGGCGGGGTCACCTTCGGCGTGTGGCAGCCCGGCAGCCACAAGGGCTTCGGGGCCCGGACGGTGCCCGGCGCCTACAGCTGGGCCGAGGTCTTCACCCGTGAGCCGGAGAAGGCGGACGCCTTCTTCCCCGCCGTCTTCGGATACGGCGTGCAGCGCATGGCCGACGACGCGGTCGACTTCACCCTCTACGACCTGGGCGCGGACCCGGTCATGGGCCGGATGAAGATGACGGACGACTTCCCGCCCGAGGTGCCGCCGTACCTGAACGTGTACTTCACGGTCGCGGACTGCGACGCTGCGGTGGAGAAGGCGAAGTCGCTGGGTGCGACGCTGCGGTTCGGCCCGATGACGATGCCGTTCGGCAGGTTCGCGGCGCTGACGGACCCGGACGGCTCGCCGTTCTCGCTGATCGACAGCGGGACGACGGGCGGTGAGATGCCGAAGCTGGAGAGGGTGAGGTGA